A region from the Corylus avellana chromosome ca7, CavTom2PMs-1.0 genome encodes:
- the LOC132186270 gene encoding SAC3 family protein A isoform X1 has translation MMNQGVSTETIPPVDSGSLENHHVVDASQGQTSSYFPPTAGSDAISWTIHRADHNSTQNGTLPSSTSTYQYDYHTQPPTRNVQEGLNAASLPSSSSSLGTANVSQDYNGYASYPNSTDPYGYGSTGYPGYYNSYQQQQQQQQQSNQPSYQQQQFNHSSYQQQQPNHSSYQQQQPNHSSYQQQQPNHSSYQQQQSNHSYSQTVGAYQNTGAPYQPLSSFQNTGSYAGPASYSSTYYNPGDYQTAGGYPSSSYSNQNTLWNDANYTNYTTHQYSNYTPDTTAYSSGTTTAPSLHYQQQYKQWADYYSQTEVSCAPGTENMSVANTSNVGCPIPGVSGEYPASNTQTPPSYTPPSWRPESSSSELASVQPAAGISGANDGYWQHVAPSSQILHTSPMQPQSQKSLDPKTSYDIFQDQQQTAYSQVPNVQYPANNQVPQSYQSPVQTVPSLDTRRVSKLQIPTNPRIASNLTFGFPKTDKDSSTISAAAKPAYISVNVSPMPDEKVLSNSAADSILKPGMFPRSLRGYVERALARCKDDTEMTACQAVLKEMLTKATADGTLYTRDWDTEPLFPLPNADAVNKDSFQSSTPGSSLPKYKRSPSRRSKSRWEPLPEEKSVDKSASVVNNTVKYGGWTNPSERDRKLFMGNNESKENNFTAMKFSPLAQKNASKNIQRQVKKQRFADGLNAADNGDASSDSDKEQNLTAYYSSAIALANTPEERKRRESRSKRFEKGQGRPENNHFKPKNAGPGNLYSRRASALVLSKNFEDGGTRAVEDIDWDSLTVKGTCQEIEKRYLRLTSAPDPASVRPEEVLEKALDMVQNSQKNYLYKCDQLKSIRQDLTVQHIRNQLTVKVYETHARLALEVGDLPEYNQCQSQLKTLYAEGIEGCHMEFSAYNLLCVILHSNNYRELLSSMSRLSVEAKKDEAVKHALAVRGAVTSGNYVMFFRLYKTAPNLNTCLMDLYVEKMRYKAVSCMSRSYRPTIPVSYIAQVLGFTPATPRNEGIDEKDSDGLVECVDWLKAHGACFIADNHGDMQLDTKASCSSLFMPEPEDAVAHGDASLAVNDFLTRTSL, from the exons aaCCATCACGTAGTTGATGCAAGCCAAGGACAGACATCTTCATATTTTCCTCCAACAGCTGGATCTGATGCCATATCATGGACCATTCACCGTGCGGATCATAACTCCACCCAGAACGGGACTCTTCCCAGTTCCACTTCCACGTACCAATATGATTACCACACACAGCCACCCACGAGAAATGTTCAAGAAGGTCTGAATGCAGCATCCCTCCCTTCTAGTTCATCGAGTTTGGGAACAGCGAATGTATCACAAGATTACAATGGCTATGCATCGTACCCTAATTCTACTGATCCATATGGTTATGGAAGCACTGGATACCCGGGTTACTATAATAGCtaccagcagcagcagcagcagcagcagcagtcTAACCAACCCAGCTATCAACAGCAGCAGTTTAACCACTCCAGTTATCAGCAGCAGCAGCCTAACCATTCCAGCTATCAGCAGCAGCAGCCTAACCATTCCAGCTATCAGCAGCAGCAGCCTAACCACTCCAGCTATCAGCAGCAGCAGTCTAACCATTCCTACTCACAAACTGTAGGAGCATATCAAAACACAGGTGCTCCTTATCAGCCTCTTTCCTCATTTCAGAATACAGGGTCTTATGCTGGGCCTGCAAGTTATTCAAGCACTTACTACAATCCTGGTGATTATCAGACAGCTGGAGGTTACCCAAGTAGCAGTTACAGTAATCAGAATACCTTGTGGAATGATGCCAATTATACAAATTATACTACCCATCAGTATTCAAACTACACTCCAGACACTACAGCTTATAGTTCTGGTACTACTACTGCACCTTCCCTGCATTATCAACAGCAGTACAAGCAATGGGCTGATTATTACAGTCAAACTGAAGTCAGCTGTGCTCCTGGCACGGAGAATATGTCAGTTGCTAATACATCTAATGTTGGGTGTCCGATTCCTGGTGTGAGTGGTGAATATCCAGCTTCAAATACCCAGACACCACCTTCTTACACCCCCCCATCTTGGAGGCCAGAGTCCAGTTCATCTGAATTGGCTTCAGTGCAG CCTGCTGCAGGAATTAGTGGTGCCAATGATGGTTACTGGCAACATGTGGCTCCAAGTTCTCAAATTCTCCACACTAGTCCCATGCAACCCCAATCACAAAAGTCTTTGGATCCAAAAACTTCCTATGATATCTTTCAGGATCAACAGCAAACTGCATATTCTCAAGTACCTAATGTACAATATCCTGCTAATAATCAGGTGCCCCAGAGTTATCAATCTCCTGTGCAAACTGTTCCATCTTTGGATACACGAAGGGTAAGCAAATTGCAGATTCCAACAAACCCTAGAATTGCTTCAAATTTGACCTTCGGTTTTCCAAAAACCGATAAGGATAGCTCTACAATCAGTGCAGCAGCAAAACCTGCTTATATCAGTGTGAATGTTTCACCAATGCCAGATGAGAAAGTATTATCTAATAGTGCTGCTGATTCTATACTTAAG CCTGGTATGTTCCCCAGGTCGCTACGCGGTTATGTTGAAAGGGCTTTGGCTCGCTGTAAAGATGATACGGAAATGACAGCCTGCCAGGCTGTCCTGAAGGAG ATGCTCACCAAGGCAACTGCGGATGGTACACTTTACACACGAGACTGGGATACCGAGCCGCTTTTCCCACTACCAAATGCGGATGCAGTCAACAAAga CAGTTTTCAGAGTTCAACCCCAGGTTCATCGTTGCCAAAGTACAAAAGAAGTCCAAGTAGAAGATCTAAAAGTAGGTGGGAGCCTTTACCGGAGGAGAAATCAGTTGACAAGTCAGCATCTGTTGTGAATAACACAGTGAAATATGGTGGCTGGACAAACCCAAGTGAGAGGGATAGAAAG CTTTTTATGGGGAATAATGAGAGCAAGGAGAATAATTTTACGGCTATGAAATTCTCTCCACTGGCCCAGAAAAATGCAAGTAAGAACATCCAGAGGCAGGTTAAGAAGCAGCGTTTTGCTGATGGTTTGAATGCTGCTGATAATGGTGATGCATCTAGTGATAGTGataaagaacaaaatttaaCGGCATATTATTCTAGTGCAATAGCACTTGCGAATACACCAGAGGAGAGAAAGAGACGTGAAAGTCGCTCTAAGCGTTTTGAAAAAGGGCAAGGACGTCCAGAAAATAATCACTTCAAACCAAAAAATGCTGGACCTGGAAACCTATACAGTAGAAGGGCCAGTGCCTTGGTGCTTAGCAAAAACTTTGAAGATGGTGGGACCAGGGCTGTTGAGGACATCGACTGGGATTCCCTTACTGTCAAGGGGACGTGCCAGGAGATTGAGAAACGTTATTTGCGCCTTACTTCTGCACCTGATCCTGCCAGT GTAAGACCAGAAGAAGTGTTAGAAAAAGCTCTGGATATGGTTCAGAATTCTCAAAAGAATTACCTATATAAATGTGATCAGTTGAAGTCTATCCGCCAAGATCTAACTGTACAACATATACGCAATCAGCTGACAGTAAAG GTATACGAAACTCATGCTCGTTTAGCTCTGGAGGTTGGGGACCTGCCTGAGTATAATCAG TGCCAGTCTCAATTGAAAACCCTTTATGCTGAAGGAATTGAGGGATGCCATATGGAGTTTTCTGCTTACAACTTACTGTGTGTCATTTTGCATTCTAATAATTACAGAGAGCTCTTATCATCCATGTCGAG ATTGTCGGTTGAAGCAAAAAAGGATGAAGCCGTAAAACATGCTCTTGCAGTTCGTGGAGCTGTCACTTCTGGAAATTATGTTATGTTTTTTAGACTGTACAAGACCGCTCCTAACTTGAATACCTGCCTTATGG ACCTTTATGTTGAAAAGATGCGGTATAAGGCTGTGAGTTGCATGTCTCGTTCATATCGCCCAACAATACCTGTTTCCTACATTGCTCAGGTTCTGGGTTTCACCCCTGCCACACCTAGGAATGAAGGAATTGATGAGAAGGACTCAGATGGATTAGTGGAGTGTGTGGATTGGTTGAAGGCACACGGTGCATGCTTTATTGCAGATAACCATGGAGACATGCAACTTGATACAAAA GCTTCCTGTTCAAGTCTTTTCATGCCGGAGCCAGAAGATGCTGTGGCCCATGGAGATGCCAGTCTTGCTGTTAATGATTTTCTGACACGAACATCCTTATAG
- the LOC132186270 gene encoding SAC3 family protein A isoform X3: protein MMNQGVSTETIPPVDSGSLENHHVVDASQGQTSSYFPPTAGSDAISWTIHRADHNSTQNGTLPSSTSTYQYDYHTQPPTRNVQEGLNAASLPSSSSSLGTANVSQDYNGYASYPNSTDPYGYGSTGYPGYYNSYQQQQQQQQQSNQPSYQQQQFNHSSYQQQQPNHSSYQQQQPNHSSYQQQQPNHSSYQQQQSNHSYSQTVGAYQNTGAPYQPLSSFQNTGSYAGPASYSSTYYNPGDYQTAGGYPSSSYSNQNTLWNDANYTNYTTHQYSNYTPDTTAYSSGTTTAPSLHYQQQYKQWADYYSQTEVSCAPGTENMSVANTSNVGCPIPGVSGEYPASNTQTPPSYTPPSWRPESSSSELASVQPAAGISGANDGYWQHVAPSSQILHTSPMQPQSQKSLDPKTSYDIFQDQQQTAYSQVPNVQYPANNQVPQSYQSPVQTVPSLDTRRVSKLQIPTNPRIASNLTFGFPKTDKDSSTISAAAKPAYISVNVSPMPDEKVLSNSAADSILKPGMFPRSLRGYVERALARCKDDTEMTACQAVLKEMLTKATADGTLYTRDWDTEPLFPLPNADAVNKDSFQSSTPGSSLPKYKRSPSRRSKSRWEPLPEEKSVDKSASVVNNTVKYGGWTNPSERDRKLFMGNNESKENNFTAMKFSPLAQKNASKNIQRQVKKQRFADGLNAADNGDASSDSDKEQNLTAYYSSAIALANTPEERKRRESRSKRFEKGQGRPENNHFKPKNAGPGNLYSRRASALVLSKNFEDGGTRAVEDIDWDSLTVKGTCQEIEKRYLRLTSAPDPASVRPEEVLEKALDMVQNSQKNYLYKCDQLKSIRQDLTVQHIRNQLTVKVYETHARLALEVGDLPEYNQCQSQLKTLYAEGIEGCHMEFSAYNLLCVILHSNNYRELLSSMSRLSVEAKKDEAVKHALAVRGAVTSGNYVMFFRLPLC from the exons aaCCATCACGTAGTTGATGCAAGCCAAGGACAGACATCTTCATATTTTCCTCCAACAGCTGGATCTGATGCCATATCATGGACCATTCACCGTGCGGATCATAACTCCACCCAGAACGGGACTCTTCCCAGTTCCACTTCCACGTACCAATATGATTACCACACACAGCCACCCACGAGAAATGTTCAAGAAGGTCTGAATGCAGCATCCCTCCCTTCTAGTTCATCGAGTTTGGGAACAGCGAATGTATCACAAGATTACAATGGCTATGCATCGTACCCTAATTCTACTGATCCATATGGTTATGGAAGCACTGGATACCCGGGTTACTATAATAGCtaccagcagcagcagcagcagcagcagcagtcTAACCAACCCAGCTATCAACAGCAGCAGTTTAACCACTCCAGTTATCAGCAGCAGCAGCCTAACCATTCCAGCTATCAGCAGCAGCAGCCTAACCATTCCAGCTATCAGCAGCAGCAGCCTAACCACTCCAGCTATCAGCAGCAGCAGTCTAACCATTCCTACTCACAAACTGTAGGAGCATATCAAAACACAGGTGCTCCTTATCAGCCTCTTTCCTCATTTCAGAATACAGGGTCTTATGCTGGGCCTGCAAGTTATTCAAGCACTTACTACAATCCTGGTGATTATCAGACAGCTGGAGGTTACCCAAGTAGCAGTTACAGTAATCAGAATACCTTGTGGAATGATGCCAATTATACAAATTATACTACCCATCAGTATTCAAACTACACTCCAGACACTACAGCTTATAGTTCTGGTACTACTACTGCACCTTCCCTGCATTATCAACAGCAGTACAAGCAATGGGCTGATTATTACAGTCAAACTGAAGTCAGCTGTGCTCCTGGCACGGAGAATATGTCAGTTGCTAATACATCTAATGTTGGGTGTCCGATTCCTGGTGTGAGTGGTGAATATCCAGCTTCAAATACCCAGACACCACCTTCTTACACCCCCCCATCTTGGAGGCCAGAGTCCAGTTCATCTGAATTGGCTTCAGTGCAG CCTGCTGCAGGAATTAGTGGTGCCAATGATGGTTACTGGCAACATGTGGCTCCAAGTTCTCAAATTCTCCACACTAGTCCCATGCAACCCCAATCACAAAAGTCTTTGGATCCAAAAACTTCCTATGATATCTTTCAGGATCAACAGCAAACTGCATATTCTCAAGTACCTAATGTACAATATCCTGCTAATAATCAGGTGCCCCAGAGTTATCAATCTCCTGTGCAAACTGTTCCATCTTTGGATACACGAAGGGTAAGCAAATTGCAGATTCCAACAAACCCTAGAATTGCTTCAAATTTGACCTTCGGTTTTCCAAAAACCGATAAGGATAGCTCTACAATCAGTGCAGCAGCAAAACCTGCTTATATCAGTGTGAATGTTTCACCAATGCCAGATGAGAAAGTATTATCTAATAGTGCTGCTGATTCTATACTTAAG CCTGGTATGTTCCCCAGGTCGCTACGCGGTTATGTTGAAAGGGCTTTGGCTCGCTGTAAAGATGATACGGAAATGACAGCCTGCCAGGCTGTCCTGAAGGAG ATGCTCACCAAGGCAACTGCGGATGGTACACTTTACACACGAGACTGGGATACCGAGCCGCTTTTCCCACTACCAAATGCGGATGCAGTCAACAAAga CAGTTTTCAGAGTTCAACCCCAGGTTCATCGTTGCCAAAGTACAAAAGAAGTCCAAGTAGAAGATCTAAAAGTAGGTGGGAGCCTTTACCGGAGGAGAAATCAGTTGACAAGTCAGCATCTGTTGTGAATAACACAGTGAAATATGGTGGCTGGACAAACCCAAGTGAGAGGGATAGAAAG CTTTTTATGGGGAATAATGAGAGCAAGGAGAATAATTTTACGGCTATGAAATTCTCTCCACTGGCCCAGAAAAATGCAAGTAAGAACATCCAGAGGCAGGTTAAGAAGCAGCGTTTTGCTGATGGTTTGAATGCTGCTGATAATGGTGATGCATCTAGTGATAGTGataaagaacaaaatttaaCGGCATATTATTCTAGTGCAATAGCACTTGCGAATACACCAGAGGAGAGAAAGAGACGTGAAAGTCGCTCTAAGCGTTTTGAAAAAGGGCAAGGACGTCCAGAAAATAATCACTTCAAACCAAAAAATGCTGGACCTGGAAACCTATACAGTAGAAGGGCCAGTGCCTTGGTGCTTAGCAAAAACTTTGAAGATGGTGGGACCAGGGCTGTTGAGGACATCGACTGGGATTCCCTTACTGTCAAGGGGACGTGCCAGGAGATTGAGAAACGTTATTTGCGCCTTACTTCTGCACCTGATCCTGCCAGT GTAAGACCAGAAGAAGTGTTAGAAAAAGCTCTGGATATGGTTCAGAATTCTCAAAAGAATTACCTATATAAATGTGATCAGTTGAAGTCTATCCGCCAAGATCTAACTGTACAACATATACGCAATCAGCTGACAGTAAAG GTATACGAAACTCATGCTCGTTTAGCTCTGGAGGTTGGGGACCTGCCTGAGTATAATCAG TGCCAGTCTCAATTGAAAACCCTTTATGCTGAAGGAATTGAGGGATGCCATATGGAGTTTTCTGCTTACAACTTACTGTGTGTCATTTTGCATTCTAATAATTACAGAGAGCTCTTATCATCCATGTCGAG ATTGTCGGTTGAAGCAAAAAAGGATGAAGCCGTAAAACATGCTCTTGCAGTTCGTGGAGCTGTCACTTCTGGAAATTATGTTATGTTTTTTAGACT ACCTTTATGTTGA
- the LOC132188156 gene encoding uncharacterized protein LOC132188156 — MATIPSSSLQLSSTFPLASSPPKPHAPKPSISFTTRATDPQTPPSESEPEPSESGSDSQADSFENRLTQVRLRNRSGIGRKAELRKGRKSKKGGVGSSGSGMYLPPVPLKKPVSGGLKVDFGFSPYSERINGRIAILGLSALLLVELATGKSVINYHTPSIVLIQIYFVAAVAALFVKYEKERVSVWPQSSSSAKE; from the coding sequence ATGGCGACCATACCATCATCGTCTCTGCAACTCTCAAGCACTTTCCCACTCGCCTCATCCCCGCCCAAGCCCCACGCGCCCAAGCCTTCAATCTCCTTCACCACCCGAGCCACAGATCCACAAACACCGCCGTCCGAATCGGAACCGGAGCCATCCGAGTCCGGATCCGATTCCCAAGCAGACTCCTTCGAGAACCGCCTCACGCAGGTCCGTCTCCGTAACCGTAGCGGGATCGGGAGGAAAGCGGAGCTCCGAAAGGGCCGAAAGTCCAAGAAGGGCGGGGTCGGGTCGTCCGGTTCGGGAATGTACCTGCCGCCGGTGCCGCTCAAAAAACCGGTTTCGGGCGGGTTAAAAGTGGATTTCGGGTTCAGTCCGTACAGCGAGAGGATAAACGGGCGGATCGCGATTCTGGGGCTATCTGCTTTGCTATTGGTTGAGCTAGCCACGGGTAAGAGCGTGATAAATTATCACACGCCATCGATCGTGCTAATTCAGATATATTTTGTTGCGGCGGTCGCTGCTTTGTTTGTAAAATATGAGAAAGAGAGGGTCAGCGTTTGGCCCCAATCATCTTCTTCTGCTAAGGAATGA
- the LOC132186270 gene encoding SAC3 family protein A isoform X2, giving the protein MMNQGVSTETIPPVDSGSLENHHVVDASQGQTSSYFPPTAGSDAISWTIHRADHNSTQNGTLPSSTSTYQYDYHTQPPTRNVQEGLNAASLPSSSSSLGTANVSQDYNGYASYPNSTDPYGYGSTGYPGYYNSYQQQQQQQQQSNQPSYQQQQFNHSSYQQQQPNHSSYQQQQPNHSSYQQQQPNHSSYQQQQSNHSYSQTVGAYQNTGAPYQPLSSFQNTGSYAGPASYSSTYYNPGDYQTAGGYPSSSYSNQNTLWNDANYTNYTTHQYSNYTPDTTAYSSGTTTAPSLHYQQQYKQWADYYSQTEVSCAPGTENMSVANTSNVGCPIPGVSGEYPASNTQTPPSYTPPSWRPESSSSELASVQPAAGISGANDGYWQHVAPSSQILHTSPMQPQSQKSLDPKTSYDIFQDQQQTAYSQVPNVQYPANNQVPQSYQSPVQTVPSLDTRRVSKLQIPTNPRIASNLTFGFPKTDKDSSTISAAAKPAYISVNVSPMPDEKVLSNSAADSILKPGMFPRSLRGYVERALARCKDDTEMTACQAVLKEMLTKATADGTLYTRDWDTEPLFPLPNADAVNKDFQSSTPGSSLPKYKRSPSRRSKSRWEPLPEEKSVDKSASVVNNTVKYGGWTNPSERDRKLFMGNNESKENNFTAMKFSPLAQKNASKNIQRQVKKQRFADGLNAADNGDASSDSDKEQNLTAYYSSAIALANTPEERKRRESRSKRFEKGQGRPENNHFKPKNAGPGNLYSRRASALVLSKNFEDGGTRAVEDIDWDSLTVKGTCQEIEKRYLRLTSAPDPASVRPEEVLEKALDMVQNSQKNYLYKCDQLKSIRQDLTVQHIRNQLTVKVYETHARLALEVGDLPEYNQCQSQLKTLYAEGIEGCHMEFSAYNLLCVILHSNNYRELLSSMSRLSVEAKKDEAVKHALAVRGAVTSGNYVMFFRLYKTAPNLNTCLMDLYVEKMRYKAVSCMSRSYRPTIPVSYIAQVLGFTPATPRNEGIDEKDSDGLVECVDWLKAHGACFIADNHGDMQLDTKASCSSLFMPEPEDAVAHGDASLAVNDFLTRTSL; this is encoded by the exons aaCCATCACGTAGTTGATGCAAGCCAAGGACAGACATCTTCATATTTTCCTCCAACAGCTGGATCTGATGCCATATCATGGACCATTCACCGTGCGGATCATAACTCCACCCAGAACGGGACTCTTCCCAGTTCCACTTCCACGTACCAATATGATTACCACACACAGCCACCCACGAGAAATGTTCAAGAAGGTCTGAATGCAGCATCCCTCCCTTCTAGTTCATCGAGTTTGGGAACAGCGAATGTATCACAAGATTACAATGGCTATGCATCGTACCCTAATTCTACTGATCCATATGGTTATGGAAGCACTGGATACCCGGGTTACTATAATAGCtaccagcagcagcagcagcagcagcagcagtcTAACCAACCCAGCTATCAACAGCAGCAGTTTAACCACTCCAGTTATCAGCAGCAGCAGCCTAACCATTCCAGCTATCAGCAGCAGCAGCCTAACCATTCCAGCTATCAGCAGCAGCAGCCTAACCACTCCAGCTATCAGCAGCAGCAGTCTAACCATTCCTACTCACAAACTGTAGGAGCATATCAAAACACAGGTGCTCCTTATCAGCCTCTTTCCTCATTTCAGAATACAGGGTCTTATGCTGGGCCTGCAAGTTATTCAAGCACTTACTACAATCCTGGTGATTATCAGACAGCTGGAGGTTACCCAAGTAGCAGTTACAGTAATCAGAATACCTTGTGGAATGATGCCAATTATACAAATTATACTACCCATCAGTATTCAAACTACACTCCAGACACTACAGCTTATAGTTCTGGTACTACTACTGCACCTTCCCTGCATTATCAACAGCAGTACAAGCAATGGGCTGATTATTACAGTCAAACTGAAGTCAGCTGTGCTCCTGGCACGGAGAATATGTCAGTTGCTAATACATCTAATGTTGGGTGTCCGATTCCTGGTGTGAGTGGTGAATATCCAGCTTCAAATACCCAGACACCACCTTCTTACACCCCCCCATCTTGGAGGCCAGAGTCCAGTTCATCTGAATTGGCTTCAGTGCAG CCTGCTGCAGGAATTAGTGGTGCCAATGATGGTTACTGGCAACATGTGGCTCCAAGTTCTCAAATTCTCCACACTAGTCCCATGCAACCCCAATCACAAAAGTCTTTGGATCCAAAAACTTCCTATGATATCTTTCAGGATCAACAGCAAACTGCATATTCTCAAGTACCTAATGTACAATATCCTGCTAATAATCAGGTGCCCCAGAGTTATCAATCTCCTGTGCAAACTGTTCCATCTTTGGATACACGAAGGGTAAGCAAATTGCAGATTCCAACAAACCCTAGAATTGCTTCAAATTTGACCTTCGGTTTTCCAAAAACCGATAAGGATAGCTCTACAATCAGTGCAGCAGCAAAACCTGCTTATATCAGTGTGAATGTTTCACCAATGCCAGATGAGAAAGTATTATCTAATAGTGCTGCTGATTCTATACTTAAG CCTGGTATGTTCCCCAGGTCGCTACGCGGTTATGTTGAAAGGGCTTTGGCTCGCTGTAAAGATGATACGGAAATGACAGCCTGCCAGGCTGTCCTGAAGGAG ATGCTCACCAAGGCAACTGCGGATGGTACACTTTACACACGAGACTGGGATACCGAGCCGCTTTTCCCACTACCAAATGCGGATGCAGTCAACAAAga TTTTCAGAGTTCAACCCCAGGTTCATCGTTGCCAAAGTACAAAAGAAGTCCAAGTAGAAGATCTAAAAGTAGGTGGGAGCCTTTACCGGAGGAGAAATCAGTTGACAAGTCAGCATCTGTTGTGAATAACACAGTGAAATATGGTGGCTGGACAAACCCAAGTGAGAGGGATAGAAAG CTTTTTATGGGGAATAATGAGAGCAAGGAGAATAATTTTACGGCTATGAAATTCTCTCCACTGGCCCAGAAAAATGCAAGTAAGAACATCCAGAGGCAGGTTAAGAAGCAGCGTTTTGCTGATGGTTTGAATGCTGCTGATAATGGTGATGCATCTAGTGATAGTGataaagaacaaaatttaaCGGCATATTATTCTAGTGCAATAGCACTTGCGAATACACCAGAGGAGAGAAAGAGACGTGAAAGTCGCTCTAAGCGTTTTGAAAAAGGGCAAGGACGTCCAGAAAATAATCACTTCAAACCAAAAAATGCTGGACCTGGAAACCTATACAGTAGAAGGGCCAGTGCCTTGGTGCTTAGCAAAAACTTTGAAGATGGTGGGACCAGGGCTGTTGAGGACATCGACTGGGATTCCCTTACTGTCAAGGGGACGTGCCAGGAGATTGAGAAACGTTATTTGCGCCTTACTTCTGCACCTGATCCTGCCAGT GTAAGACCAGAAGAAGTGTTAGAAAAAGCTCTGGATATGGTTCAGAATTCTCAAAAGAATTACCTATATAAATGTGATCAGTTGAAGTCTATCCGCCAAGATCTAACTGTACAACATATACGCAATCAGCTGACAGTAAAG GTATACGAAACTCATGCTCGTTTAGCTCTGGAGGTTGGGGACCTGCCTGAGTATAATCAG TGCCAGTCTCAATTGAAAACCCTTTATGCTGAAGGAATTGAGGGATGCCATATGGAGTTTTCTGCTTACAACTTACTGTGTGTCATTTTGCATTCTAATAATTACAGAGAGCTCTTATCATCCATGTCGAG ATTGTCGGTTGAAGCAAAAAAGGATGAAGCCGTAAAACATGCTCTTGCAGTTCGTGGAGCTGTCACTTCTGGAAATTATGTTATGTTTTTTAGACTGTACAAGACCGCTCCTAACTTGAATACCTGCCTTATGG ACCTTTATGTTGAAAAGATGCGGTATAAGGCTGTGAGTTGCATGTCTCGTTCATATCGCCCAACAATACCTGTTTCCTACATTGCTCAGGTTCTGGGTTTCACCCCTGCCACACCTAGGAATGAAGGAATTGATGAGAAGGACTCAGATGGATTAGTGGAGTGTGTGGATTGGTTGAAGGCACACGGTGCATGCTTTATTGCAGATAACCATGGAGACATGCAACTTGATACAAAA GCTTCCTGTTCAAGTCTTTTCATGCCGGAGCCAGAAGATGCTGTGGCCCATGGAGATGCCAGTCTTGCTGTTAATGATTTTCTGACACGAACATCCTTATAG